One Anaerohalosphaeraceae bacterium DNA segment encodes these proteins:
- a CDS encoding DUF4982 domain-containing protein yields MLIFLLLGPVCLHGDNLSAGRKVYNFNPGWRVFVGDSADAPRPDFDDSAWKPVTLPYAWNQEEAFRKDIRDLSTGIAWYRKRFVLPEGTAGQKVFLEFEGIRQAGEFYLNGRFLGRHENGVTAFGFDISNLAKPAPETNVLAVRIDNSWDYREKATNSRYQWNDRNFNANYGGITKNVKLHIAGKLYQTLPLYTTLGTTGVYIYARDFDIPNQTAVVYAESQVRNETDSAQTFHFEVSIRDVNGQIVKTFTSIPYTLAPGGTAVVQASARVEGLHFWSWGYGYLYDVITRLIKDETAVDEVRTRTGFRKTEFRDGMIFLNDRVIQVKGYAQRSTNEWPAVGVSVPPWMSDFSNHLMVESNANLVRWMHITPSKQDIESCDRIGLIQAMPAGDAESDVSGRRWEHRLEVMRDAIIYNRNNPSILFYEAGNKGISEAHMAEMKHIRDCWDPHGGRAIGCREMLDSQIAEYGGEMLYLNKSARIPVWAMEYSRDEGLRKYWDEYSPPYHKDGEGPRRGNTPPEPYNRNQDSHAIENVIRWYDYWEHRPGTGRRVSSGGANIIFSDTNTHYRGAENYRRSGEVNAVRLPKDGWFAHQVIWDGWVDVERPRIHLLGHWNYQPGVKKNIYAVSSAEKVELFINGRSMGFGEQSCRFLFTFRDINWEPGTIWAVGYDAQGREVCRTEKTTAGPPKRIRLTARTGPKGLRADGADMALIDVEVVDAEGRRCPTALNLIRFELTGPAEWVGGIAQGPDNYILSKELPVECGVNRVMIRSTVQAGQIVLTAASEGLEEAQIEITSLPVEVVNGLYAQMPDAELVGYLDRGPTPKGPSFQISRIPISAARIAAGANPEQTALTVDDNERTGWENDGTRRTAWLKYEFSGETLVSEVDIKFGDWRRRTYPIRIRVDDKIVFEGRTRQNLGYYTVRFEPVPGRSLTIELTGRSEEQDAFGLVEVTGQKDEAGKETAASTARGTLKILELEIYAPANKL; encoded by the coding sequence ATGCTGATTTTCCTGCTGCTCGGTCCTGTTTGTCTTCACGGGGATAATTTATCTGCCGGCCGGAAGGTGTATAATTTCAATCCCGGCTGGAGAGTTTTTGTCGGGGATTCGGCGGACGCTCCAAGGCCGGATTTCGATGACTCCGCATGGAAACCGGTGACTCTGCCTTATGCATGGAACCAGGAGGAGGCCTTTCGAAAAGACATTCGGGACCTTTCGACAGGAATTGCCTGGTACCGCAAGCGTTTTGTCCTGCCGGAAGGAACAGCCGGACAGAAGGTTTTTCTCGAATTCGAAGGCATCCGTCAGGCCGGTGAGTTTTATCTGAACGGCCGTTTCCTCGGGCGTCATGAAAACGGTGTGACGGCGTTTGGGTTTGACATCAGCAATCTGGCCAAACCGGCTCCGGAAACCAATGTTTTGGCTGTCCGGATAGACAACAGCTGGGACTATCGGGAAAAGGCGACCAACAGCCGTTATCAGTGGAACGACCGAAATTTCAACGCCAACTACGGCGGAATCACCAAAAATGTCAAACTGCATATTGCCGGAAAACTATATCAGACCCTTCCTCTCTATACTACACTCGGAACGACCGGTGTGTATATCTACGCCCGGGATTTTGATATTCCGAATCAAACGGCCGTTGTGTATGCAGAATCCCAGGTCCGAAACGAAACCGATTCGGCTCAGACCTTTCACTTCGAAGTGAGCATTCGGGATGTGAACGGGCAAATTGTAAAGACCTTTACGAGCATTCCCTATACGCTGGCACCGGGAGGCACAGCCGTTGTACAGGCCTCCGCACGGGTTGAGGGGCTGCATTTCTGGAGTTGGGGATACGGGTATTTGTACGATGTGATTACACGATTAATCAAAGACGAAACGGCGGTCGATGAGGTTCGCACGCGGACCGGTTTTCGGAAAACCGAGTTTCGCGACGGGATGATTTTCCTGAATGACCGGGTCATTCAGGTGAAAGGATATGCCCAGCGAAGCACCAACGAGTGGCCTGCCGTCGGGGTTTCCGTGCCCCCATGGATGAGCGATTTCAGCAACCATTTGATGGTGGAAAGCAATGCCAATCTGGTCCGCTGGATGCATATTACCCCCAGCAAACAGGATATAGAATCCTGCGACCGCATCGGGCTGATTCAGGCGATGCCGGCGGGGGATGCGGAATCGGATGTGAGCGGGCGGCGGTGGGAGCATCGGCTGGAAGTCATGCGGGATGCAATCATTTATAATCGGAACAATCCGAGCATTCTGTTTTATGAGGCTGGCAACAAGGGAATCAGCGAAGCCCATATGGCGGAAATGAAGCACATCCGGGACTGCTGGGACCCGCATGGGGGACGAGCGATAGGCTGCCGAGAGATGCTCGACAGTCAAATTGCCGAATACGGCGGAGAAATGCTCTATCTCAACAAAAGCGCTCGTATCCCGGTGTGGGCGATGGAATATTCACGGGATGAGGGGCTGCGGAAATACTGGGATGAGTACTCGCCCCCCTATCACAAAGACGGCGAAGGGCCTCGTCGGGGCAATACACCGCCGGAGCCGTACAACCGCAATCAGGACTCTCACGCAATCGAAAATGTGATTCGCTGGTACGATTACTGGGAACATCGACCGGGAACAGGCCGTCGGGTCAGTTCCGGAGGCGCTAATATTATTTTTTCCGATACGAATACGCATTATCGCGGAGCGGAAAATTACCGCCGAAGCGGGGAAGTTAACGCGGTGCGGCTGCCGAAAGACGGCTGGTTTGCACATCAGGTGATCTGGGACGGCTGGGTGGATGTTGAGCGGCCGCGAATTCATCTGCTGGGACACTGGAACTACCAGCCGGGTGTCAAGAAGAATATTTACGCCGTTTCCAGCGCCGAAAAAGTCGAATTATTCATCAACGGCCGTTCAATGGGCTTTGGAGAGCAAAGCTGTCGGTTTCTCTTTACATTCCGCGATATCAACTGGGAGCCGGGGACGATTTGGGCTGTGGGTTATGATGCCCAGGGCCGGGAAGTCTGCCGAACGGAGAAAACCACAGCCGGTCCGCCGAAACGGATTCGGTTAACGGCTCGCACAGGACCGAAGGGACTTCGAGCGGACGGAGCTGATATGGCTCTGATCGACGTGGAAGTGGTGGATGCCGAAGGCCGCCGCTGCCCAACGGCCTTAAACCTGATTCGGTTTGAGCTGACCGGACCTGCAGAATGGGTGGGCGGCATCGCGCAGGGCCCGGACAATTATATCCTGTCCAAAGAACTGCCTGTTGAGTGCGGTGTAAACCGGGTGATGATTCGTTCCACCGTACAGGCGGGACAAATCGTTTTGACCGCCGCTTCGGAGGGCCTGGAGGAAGCTCAGATTGAAATCACGTCCCTTCCCGTCGAAGTCGTCAATGGTCTGTATGCCCAGATGCCGGATGCCGAGCTTGTCGGCTATTTAGACCGCGGTCCGACACCGAAAGGTCCATCGTTCCAAATCAGCCGCATTCCGATTTCTGCTGCCCGGATTGCGGCCGGAGCCAATCCGGAACAGACGGCTTTGACTGTCGATGATAATGAACGGACGGGCTGGGAAAATGACGGAACACGTCGGACGGCATGGCTCAAATACGAATTTTCCGGAGAAACCCTCGTCAGCGAAGTGGATATCAAGTTTGGCGACTGGCGAAGGCGGACATATCCAATCCGTATTCGAGTCGATGACAAAATCGTCTTTGAGGGAAGGACTCGCCAGAATCTCGGCTATTATACCGTCCGATTTGAGCCGGTTCCGGGGCGGAGCCTGACAATCGAGCTGACCGGCCGCTCCGAGGAACAGGATGCCTTCGGGCTTGTGGAAGTCACCGGTCAAAAAGACGAGGCCGGAAAGGAAACAGCCGCATCAACGGCCAGAGGGACTCTGAAGATTCTCGAACTGGAAATCTACGCTCCGGCGAACAAACTGTAA
- a CDS encoding type II secretion system protein → MRKSGFTLIELLVVIAVIALLLTIVMPALNLAKKKAASAVCFSNLRQMSTGWFMYQDENGGRIMSCRMENVGTQTACQQGWIGQPHQETDTASSSLSMTQTAPPVTDEDEIRGLQKGKLFPYLGTPEVYHCPADKLRKGCDGTPLFVSYAMPYCLNNGTSNSIRKMGEINPPSERFVFVEIGTYGSRNWTWNGWWSLAAPSTTSEPWGLHDPLAVSHGSSAVFGFADGHSEIRKWKDTVVLEHYAKGANMKPGELYGVTYPPAGTRSEDIEWLSTGWALRPKPR, encoded by the coding sequence ATGCGCAAAAGCGGTTTTACGCTGATTGAACTGCTGGTCGTAATTGCCGTCATTGCCCTGCTGCTGACGATTGTAATGCCCGCTCTGAATTTGGCCAAAAAGAAGGCAGCCTCGGCAGTCTGCTTCAGCAATCTGCGGCAGATGTCCACCGGCTGGTTTATGTATCAGGATGAGAACGGGGGGCGAATTATGAGCTGCCGAATGGAAAACGTCGGGACCCAGACCGCCTGCCAGCAGGGCTGGATCGGACAGCCGCATCAGGAGACCGACACCGCAAGCTCGTCTCTGTCGATGACGCAGACGGCCCCGCCGGTCACCGATGAGGATGAAATCCGGGGCCTTCAGAAGGGGAAACTGTTTCCTTATCTGGGCACGCCTGAAGTCTATCACTGTCCGGCAGACAAACTGCGCAAAGGATGCGACGGCACGCCCTTGTTTGTGAGTTATGCGATGCCCTATTGTCTGAACAACGGCACCAGTAATTCCATCCGAAAGATGGGGGAAATCAATCCGCCCAGCGAACGGTTTGTCTTTGTGGAAATCGGCACATACGGGTCCCGCAACTGGACCTGGAACGGGTGGTGGTCGCTGGCGGCCCCCAGCACCACGTCCGAGCCGTGGGGACTGCATGACCCGCTGGCCGTCAGCCATGGAAGCAGCGCCGTATTCGGTTTCGCAGACGGTCATTCGGAAATCCGCAAGTGGAAAGACACGGTTGTGCTGGAGCACTATGCCAAAGGGGCGAATATGAAACCCGGGGAGCTGTACGGGGTAACCTATCCGCCTGCCGGGACACGCAGTGAAGACATCGAATGGCTGTCCACCGGCTGGGCGCTGCGGCCGAAACCTCGGTAA
- a CDS encoding DNRLRE domain-containing protein codes for MKRVLLILTMVLWVSAAQAILITTADGNGADTFVGNDSNKGPNNNYGAGGTLDIRNNPGVRAHIGYIRFDLSSVSGDLSGAQLQFYVTQGGATRTWNIYGLIDGPDDFWGEMSITYNTAPGMLPTDPQANGTYIIDDTKLTLLGTVLVPNTQPVLVTSSTASLNLDSFLTSDANKLVTLVLIPTGADRQFYVAAKEGLASNPTWSAPTLILPNAVPEPASLMLLAAGSLLCLARKQKR; via the coding sequence ATGAAAAGAGTTCTTTTGATTCTGACGATGGTCCTTTGGGTTTCTGCGGCCCAGGCCATTTTGATTACCACCGCAGACGGAAATGGGGCTGATACTTTTGTGGGCAATGACAGCAACAAGGGGCCCAATAACAATTACGGCGCCGGAGGAACCCTGGATATCCGCAACAATCCGGGAGTGCGGGCTCACATCGGCTACATCCGATTTGACCTGAGCAGTGTCAGCGGTGATTTGAGCGGAGCCCAGCTGCAGTTTTATGTGACACAGGGCGGAGCGACCCGAACCTGGAACATTTATGGTTTAATCGACGGTCCAGATGATTTTTGGGGCGAAATGAGCATAACATACAACACAGCTCCCGGGATGCTTCCGACGGACCCGCAGGCCAACGGGACGTACATCATTGATGACACCAAGCTGACCCTGCTTGGGACGGTTCTGGTTCCGAATACACAGCCGGTTCTGGTGACCTCCAGCACCGCGAGTCTGAATCTGGATTCATTTCTGACATCGGACGCAAACAAACTGGTCACCCTCGTGCTGATTCCCACAGGAGCGGACCGGCAGTTTTATGTTGCGGCCAAAGAAGGTCTTGCATCCAACCCGACCTGGTCAGCTCCGACGCTGATTCTGCCGAATGCCGTGCCGGAACCTGCCTCGCTGATGCTTCTGGCGGCCGGCAGTTTGCTGTGTCTTGCAAGAAAACAAAAACGGTAG
- a CDS encoding DNRLRE domain-containing protein, translating to MRTAWAIVLLCMVGLSARADMIVSTADGNGADTFVGNDSNKGPNNNYGASTTLDIRNYTNVRAHIGYVRFDITSIGGVDPTGARLQLFLTQAQNSRTWNIYGVKDGPNDFWNEMTITYNNSPWMLPASSGNFALDETKVTLLGTMFVPAGGNQLRTSDPASLDLASFIKQDTNNLITLILVGPADGSGTQYYVLTKEGQAGATDPAFVAPRLVLPAVPNPFWAANPNPAMNQVVSTNLNQLCWSNPEPNSPGGIITCDVYFGTREPNRLAPNYDLEYTLAVNTTNTCVSLPVSLAQFTRYYWVVDVRDSSQPGILHRGRVWSFNTFNLGPSVNTGADQYIWLGHQGTPGVAAAFLNATVTDDGLPGPLTYLWEQLSGPAVTISPNNVEDITVVFTEAGDYTFRLTASDGAESNSDSVRIFVGADACAAAKAVPGFAANRMDFNSDCLVNLADLATFAAQWMDCRSLSCP from the coding sequence ATGAGAACGGCATGGGCGATTGTTTTGTTGTGTATGGTCGGATTATCGGCACGGGCGGACATGATTGTCTCCACTGCGGACGGAAACGGTGCGGATACCTTCGTCGGCAATGACAGCAACAAAGGTCCGAACAACAACTACGGCGCCAGCACCACACTGGACATTCGCAATTATACCAATGTGCGTGCCCACATTGGATATGTGCGGTTCGACATCACGAGCATCGGAGGCGTGGATCCGACGGGAGCTCGTCTGCAGCTGTTTCTCACGCAGGCTCAAAACTCTCGAACCTGGAACATTTACGGGGTCAAGGACGGTCCGAATGATTTCTGGAATGAAATGACGATTACCTACAACAACAGCCCGTGGATGCTTCCGGCTTCGTCAGGCAATTTTGCTCTGGATGAAACGAAGGTGACTTTGCTGGGAACCATGTTTGTGCCGGCCGGGGGCAACCAGCTGCGCACATCAGACCCGGCTTCTCTGGATTTGGCCTCTTTCATTAAGCAGGACACGAACAATCTGATTACGCTGATTCTGGTAGGTCCGGCGGATGGAAGCGGCACCCAGTACTACGTTCTGACGAAGGAAGGGCAGGCCGGTGCAACAGACCCGGCGTTTGTGGCACCGCGGCTGGTTTTGCCTGCCGTTCCCAATCCGTTTTGGGCGGCCAATCCGAACCCTGCGATGAATCAGGTTGTTTCCACCAATCTGAACCAGCTGTGCTGGAGCAATCCGGAGCCCAACTCGCCCGGCGGCATCATTACCTGCGACGTCTATTTCGGCACCCGGGAGCCGAATCGTCTGGCGCCGAATTATGATTTGGAATATACACTGGCCGTCAATACGACAAACACCTGTGTTTCGCTGCCGGTCAGTCTGGCTCAGTTTACACGCTATTACTGGGTTGTGGATGTGCGTGATTCTTCCCAGCCGGGTATTCTCCATCGCGGCCGAGTTTGGTCGTTTAATACATTCAACCTTGGACCTTCTGTCAACACCGGAGCCGATCAGTACATCTGGTTAGGACATCAGGGGACCCCCGGTGTTGCCGCCGCTTTCTTGAATGCAACCGTAACGGATGACGGTCTGCCTGGACCGCTGACTTATTTATGGGAACAGCTGAGCGGTCCGGCTGTCACAATCAGTCCCAATAATGTCGAAGATATTACGGTGGTCTTTACAGAGGCTGGAGACTATACCTTCCGTCTGACCGCCAGTGACGGGGCGGAATCCAATTCGGATTCCGTGCGGATTTTTGTTGGGGCGGACGCCTGTGCGGCGGCCAAAGCGGTGCCCGGATTTGCCGCAAATCGGATGGACTTCAATAGCGACTGTCTGGTCAATCTGGCTGATTTGGCAACCTTTGCCGCCCAGTGGATGGACTGCCGAAGCCTGTCCTGCCCGTAA
- a CDS encoding NPCBM/NEW2 domain-containing protein yields the protein MKNARDIQRMFELLDAVREGTIRPEEVEELDRILAEDKKACRFYYEYFNMCALLRSGKAFEPALTVLPQPGDSVHDMAFWKAMAREEETVPGIERPAGLKETFEPQPKAEPGRVPARVSRLSIVSLALSAAALIFLIGYAHIVSLKRGIEVATLTDSIKAVWADPTLLLRNSSRLSTHQHLVLSKGIAALKTDQGVSLTIEGPAEFEMKSGHEILLTYGRLYAQVSAEGIGFTVQTPTAKMIDLGTEFGVQADLNGSSELHVMKGAVQLFAGPKDKPHISLIVRENNAVRYNNQTFEISEVRLEKYKFVRSFDSKNQTVWRGQSYICLADIVGGGNGGGSGKRNQAIAWDGQSLLDARQIKPSVQSLRSYIPVRFSPYIDGIFIPNSQGEPTPLRSENAELNLDAFLKEDTNGLVTLMVMKKGSDDASIYWFFSKEGAQGDPAKMPSLYFPRGRNGQPVFVTTADGDGADTYLTNDVMNQTWRRYGGSQFLHCRYIQDQRVRMILLRFDIRQVEDVTGAVLNLCLDSGNRKRSLSVYGLRDGPEDLWNESEIDYRTAPGFKSAPFGRFELDEAAWKELGVFRVVDNRASRRPISIVSDSSLQWVAAEAQSRTNLAITNADEIPDPLSPERFVRLQLGGQICGTDNPAILMHANAGITFDLNALRAEYGRLKSFTALCGLSPAGSQESRTSVPKAGFYVLLDGREVFAAEDMTPDDAPKPIHISLPPESRCLTLIAAEGSDDSIDNDLCLFAKPRIHLEGAGN from the coding sequence ATGAAAAATGCACGAGACATCCAGAGAATGTTTGAACTGCTGGACGCCGTCCGGGAAGGCACAATCCGTCCCGAAGAGGTGGAGGAACTGGACCGCATTTTGGCGGAGGACAAAAAGGCCTGCCGGTTTTATTACGAGTACTTCAATATGTGTGCCCTTCTGCGGAGCGGCAAGGCCTTTGAGCCGGCGCTGACGGTGCTGCCGCAGCCGGGAGATTCTGTGCACGATATGGCGTTCTGGAAGGCCATGGCCCGGGAGGAGGAAACGGTACCGGGGATCGAGCGGCCCGCCGGGCTGAAGGAAACGTTCGAACCGCAGCCGAAAGCGGAACCAGGCCGGGTTCCCGCGCGAGTCAGCCGACTGTCCATTGTTTCCCTGGCGCTGTCTGCCGCTGCCCTGATATTCCTGATTGGGTATGCCCACATTGTTTCTCTCAAACGAGGCATTGAAGTTGCTACGTTAACGGACAGCATTAAAGCGGTCTGGGCAGACCCGACCCTTTTGCTTCGCAATTCTTCCCGGCTGTCCACGCATCAGCATCTGGTTTTGTCCAAAGGAATCGCCGCCCTGAAAACAGACCAGGGCGTCTCGCTGACCATCGAGGGTCCGGCGGAATTTGAAATGAAGTCAGGCCATGAGATTCTGCTGACCTACGGGCGGCTTTATGCGCAGGTCTCTGCAGAAGGAATTGGATTTACAGTCCAGACCCCAACCGCAAAAATGATTGATTTAGGAACAGAATTCGGCGTGCAGGCAGACCTGAACGGTTCATCCGAACTGCATGTGATGAAAGGCGCGGTGCAGCTGTTTGCAGGTCCGAAAGATAAGCCTCATATCAGTCTGATCGTTCGGGAAAACAACGCTGTTCGATACAATAACCAGACCTTTGAGATTTCAGAAGTTCGTCTTGAGAAATATAAGTTTGTCCGCTCGTTTGATTCCAAAAACCAGACCGTCTGGCGGGGGCAATCTTATATCTGCCTGGCTGATATTGTAGGCGGAGGAAACGGCGGCGGCAGCGGAAAACGCAATCAGGCCATCGCCTGGGACGGACAAAGTCTTCTGGATGCCCGCCAGATTAAACCGTCTGTTCAAAGCCTTCGGTCCTATATTCCCGTTCGGTTCAGCCCTTACATTGACGGAATTTTCATTCCGAACAGTCAGGGGGAACCGACCCCTCTTCGCTCTGAAAATGCAGAACTGAATCTCGATGCCTTCCTGAAAGAAGATACCAACGGCCTGGTTACGCTGATGGTGATGAAAAAAGGTTCGGATGATGCCTCGATTTATTGGTTTTTCTCTAAAGAGGGAGCCCAGGGAGATCCGGCAAAAATGCCTTCGTTGTATTTCCCGCGGGGCCGGAACGGTCAGCCTGTTTTTGTGACAACAGCAGACGGGGATGGAGCCGACACCTACCTGACCAATGATGTGATGAACCAGACCTGGCGCCGGTACGGCGGCTCCCAATTTCTGCACTGCCGCTATATCCAGGACCAGCGGGTTCGAATGATTTTGCTGCGATTTGACATCCGTCAGGTAGAGGACGTAACCGGAGCTGTTTTAAATCTTTGTCTGGACAGCGGCAACCGCAAACGGAGCTTGTCAGTTTACGGTCTTCGAGACGGTCCGGAGGACCTCTGGAATGAGAGTGAGATAGATTACCGCACAGCGCCGGGTTTCAAGAGCGCTCCCTTCGGACGCTTTGAGCTGGATGAGGCGGCCTGGAAAGAGCTGGGAGTTTTCCGTGTAGTGGACAATCGAGCCTCCCGCAGGCCGATTTCGATTGTTTCGGACAGTTCGCTTCAGTGGGTTGCAGCGGAAGCGCAAAGCCGGACGAACCTTGCCATAACGAATGCAGACGAGATTCCCGACCCGCTTTCCCCGGAGCGGTTTGTGCGTCTTCAGCTCGGCGGTCAGATTTGCGGGACCGACAACCCGGCCATTTTGATGCACGCCAATGCCGGAATTACGTTTGACCTGAACGCTCTGCGAGCCGAATACGGACGCCTGAAATCCTTCACGGCTCTGTGCGGACTGTCGCCGGCCGGTTCCCAAGAAAGCCGAACCAGCGTCCCCAAAGCCGGTTTTTATGTCCTTCTGGATGGACGGGAGGTTTTTGCAGCTGAAGATATGACACCCGACGATGCCCCCAAACCAATTCATATCTCCCTGCCGCCGGAAAGCCGCTGTCTGACCCTGATTGCTGCGGAAGGGTCTGATGATTCTATCGACAATGACTTGTGCCTGTTTGCCAAACCCAGGATTCATCTGGAAGGAGCAGGGAATTGA
- a CDS encoding sigma-70 family RNA polymerase sigma factor, which translates to MSANDNERVKVFLNLYSTYQHRIYGFIMSIIGNWDQADDILQETMSVLWNKFEQYAPGTDFLSWAMKVAHFQVLSHIKKQKIQNKYFSRKTIENISEIAACSSGEKDESLKALRQCIKKMSERSRQLLSLRYEDGATIQKISQRIQESVNSLYKEYQRIHYQLFQCIRRQMGWDA; encoded by the coding sequence ATGTCCGCTAATGATAATGAGCGTGTAAAGGTTTTCTTAAATCTTTATTCGACATACCAGCATCGCATTTACGGATTCATTATGTCCATTATCGGCAACTGGGATCAGGCAGACGATATCCTTCAGGAAACGATGAGCGTGCTCTGGAATAAGTTCGAACAATACGCACCCGGAACGGACTTTTTATCCTGGGCAATGAAAGTGGCCCATTTTCAGGTGCTTTCACATATCAAAAAGCAAAAAATTCAAAACAAGTATTTCAGCCGCAAGACCATAGAAAATATCAGCGAAATAGCTGCTTGCTCTTCAGGCGAGAAGGATGAATCCCTGAAAGCACTTCGCCAGTGCATTAAAAAGATGTCAGAACGAAGCCGGCAGCTTCTTTCTCTGCGGTATGAAGACGGGGCAACCATCCAGAAGATTTCCCAGCGGATTCAGGAAAGCGTCAACAGTCTCTACAAGGAATATCAGAGGATTCACTATCAGCTCTTCCAGTGCATCCGCAGACAAATGGGGTGGGACGCATAA
- the greA gene encoding transcription elongation factor GreA, which produces MPEIMPISQTGYEKLREELRSLEKEAVEVRQRVAEAREQGDLRENGEYIYGRQQLGFIEGRMAEIRGKLNFSKAIDCTQIPTERAGFGTVVKVKDLDTGKIHVYHLLGPYDSDLTDDSISILSPVGQALNECTVGSRISVNVPRGELHLEVLEIQKSPIR; this is translated from the coding sequence ATGCCGGAGATTATGCCCATATCCCAAACAGGGTACGAAAAACTCAGAGAAGAACTGCGCAGTTTAGAAAAAGAAGCCGTTGAAGTCAGACAGCGCGTCGCAGAGGCACGTGAACAGGGTGATTTGCGGGAAAACGGCGAATATATTTACGGCCGTCAGCAGCTGGGCTTTATTGAAGGGCGAATGGCCGAAATCCGCGGAAAGCTGAACTTTTCCAAAGCAATTGACTGTACCCAGATTCCCACGGAACGGGCAGGTTTCGGTACGGTTGTCAAAGTCAAAGACCTCGATACAGGAAAAATCCATGTCTATCACCTGCTTGGCCCGTATGATTCGGACTTGACCGACGACAGCATTTCCATTCTCTCCCCTGTCGGCCAGGCATTGAACGAATGCACCGTCGGCAGCCGTATTTCTGTTAACGTACCACGAGGCGAACTTCATCTGGAAGTCCTGGAAATCCAGAAATCTCCCATCCGTTAA
- the ahcY gene encoding adenosylhomocysteinase, producing MDTIQNTKRKKVRPVDLSLPYQVADISLADWGRREMKLAEKEMPGLMAIRKKYGPSQPLKGLKITGSLHMTLQTAMLIETLEILGAKVRWASCNIFSTQDHAAAAIAKAGCTAVFAWKGETLEDYWWCTEQALTWPDGGGPDMIVDDGGDATLMVIQGMRVEKDPSLLERTYDNKEFSIVMDRLAASYAQNPTKWTQIAANLRGVSEETTTGVHRLYQLQAAGDLPFAAINVNDSVTKSKFDNLYGCRESLADGIKRATGVMVAGKVVIVCGYGDVGKGCAQSMRGFGARVLITEIDPICALQAMMEGYEVTTMDEAAPIGDIFVTATGCCDVITGAHMERMKDEAIVCNIGHFDSEIQMSYLENNPKCKKQMIKPQVDKWTLESGRSIIVLAEGRLVNLGCAAGHPSFVMSNSFTNQCLAQIMLATENLKPGVYTLPKKLDEEVARLHVEALGGKITKLTPKQAEYLGVPMEGPYKPEHYRY from the coding sequence ATGGATACGATTCAGAATACAAAGCGGAAAAAGGTTCGGCCGGTGGATTTGAGTCTGCCGTACCAGGTGGCGGATATTTCACTGGCGGATTGGGGAAGAAGGGAAATGAAACTGGCCGAAAAGGAAATGCCCGGTTTGATGGCTATCCGAAAGAAATACGGGCCCAGTCAGCCCCTCAAAGGTCTGAAAATTACCGGCAGTCTTCATATGACTCTCCAGACGGCGATGCTGATTGAGACGCTGGAGATTTTGGGGGCGAAGGTCCGCTGGGCCTCCTGCAATATTTTTTCCACGCAGGACCATGCCGCCGCAGCGATTGCCAAGGCCGGCTGTACGGCAGTCTTTGCCTGGAAGGGGGAAACGCTGGAGGATTATTGGTGGTGTACCGAACAGGCCCTTACGTGGCCGGACGGCGGGGGGCCGGACATGATTGTCGATGACGGTGGGGATGCTACCCTGATGGTCATCCAGGGGATGCGGGTGGAAAAAGACCCGTCCCTCCTCGAACGCACCTACGACAACAAGGAATTCAGCATCGTAATGGACCGGCTGGCGGCCTCCTATGCACAAAATCCGACCAAGTGGACGCAGATTGCCGCCAACCTTCGAGGGGTTTCCGAGGAAACCACCACGGGGGTTCATCGGCTTTATCAGCTGCAGGCGGCAGGGGACTTACCGTTTGCGGCGATTAACGTTAACGACTCGGTCACCAAGTCCAAGTTTGACAATCTATACGGCTGCCGGGAATCGCTGGCCGACGGCATCAAGCGGGCTACCGGTGTGATGGTGGCCGGCAAGGTCGTTATCGTCTGCGGCTACGGCGATGTCGGCAAGGGATGTGCCCAGTCTATGCGCGGCTTCGGGGCCCGTGTGCTGATTACGGAAATTGACCCGATTTGCGCGCTGCAGGCGATGATGGAAGGCTACGAGGTCACGACAATGGACGAAGCCGCCCCTATCGGAGACATCTTCGTGACGGCGACCGGCTGCTGCGATGTGATTACCGGCGCTCATATGGAGCGGATGAAGGATGAGGCGATTGTCTGCAATATCGGTCATTTTGACAGCGAAATCCAGATGAGCTATCTGGAAAACAACCCCAAGTGCAAAAAGCAGATGATTAAGCCGCAGGTGGACAAGTGGACCCTCGAAAGCGGGCGCTCGATTATAGTCCTGGCGGAGGGGCGTTTGGTGAATCTCGGCTGTGCAGCCGGGCATCCGAGCTTCGTGATGAGCAACAGTTTTACCAATCAGTGCCTGGCCCAGATTATGCTGGCAACGGAGAATCTTAAACCCGGCGTTTATACGTTGCCCAAGAAGCTGGATGAAGAGGTGGCCCGGCTTCACGTTGAGGCCCTCGGAGGCAAGATTACCAAACTGACGCCCAAACAGGCCGAATATCTGGGAGTCCCGATGGAAGGCCCGTACAAACCTGAGCATTACCGCTATTAA